From a single Hippoglossus stenolepis isolate QCI-W04-F060 chromosome 2, HSTE1.2, whole genome shotgun sequence genomic region:
- the LOC124854563 gene encoding uncharacterized protein LOC124854563, protein SSSTFPSSSTSSTVPSSSISSTFPSSSSSSSFPSSSSSSTVPSSSTSSTLPSSYSTTSSTFASASSTSYPSSSSSSPELRLVLLGRSGAGKSAAGNSILRGEEFKSDPDSLTSITQQCEKKKALVEGRRVAVVDTPDWFTSERTPDEVRAQISSCVALSSPGPHAFLLCVPLDQPAKTELQALKALEVVFGPDAIQKHTLVLFTYADRLRESGKAGNNSIEEYIASQRGDLLNLVEKCRDRFHVLESGGGQGEKRNVAELLEKVEQTVREAGGQCYSCPAFQEAENRVRQRQVEIAREKRGKKLEQEKSSEVAQLNSERRLVYPYMQSVAEAEEEVREDEIEKTRHEAEMSVSTMDIESIPPITLSGLSPSLLRSIMEKMESSAKMLPKLLSDGSMWAGEGAKKVKSSPVWGTVGSRAQNVQKMMVDSSVWGKVGAGAKHASKLVGDRVPKVVVDSSAWVGSGAKAAAASPMWGKVGSGAKLVADRSMLVGAGIGTGAKNMAQSPMWGKVGSGAKSGAKLIADSSLRVGAGIGAGAKKVAQSPAWKKVGSGAKAGAKMVADSPMWEKAVTTVKQVPKVVIAGALLGLLLGLFLWGLLGGAVGAAAGSAVTEVGRRKLSKKTTLEKTNEAVKSVERKVNDSVESLAKQGEKVLKTE, encoded by the exons tcatcctccacatTCCCCTCATCCTCCACATCTTCCACAGTCCCCTCATCCTCCATATCTTCCACattcccctcatcctcctcatcctcttcattcccctcatcctcctcatcctccacagTCCCCTCATCCTCCACTTCTTCCACATTGCCCTCATCTTATTCAACCACCTCATCAACTTTTGCCTCCGCCTCTTCCACCTCGTacccctcatcctcctcatcctctccggAGCTGCGTCTGGTGCTTCTCGGGCGCTCCGGAGCAGGGAAGAGTGCAGCTGGCAACAGCATCCTCAGGGGAGAAGAGTTCAAGTCGGACCCGGACAGCCTCACGTCTATCACTCAGCAGTGTGAGAAAAAGAAGGCGCTGGTTGAAGGACGAAGG GTGGCAGTGGTGGATACCCCAGACTGGTTCACTTCAGAGCGAACTCCTGATGAGGTGCGAGCTCAGATCTCCTCCTGTGTTGCTTTGTCCAGTCCCGGCCCCCACGCCTTCCTCCTGTGCGTCCCATTGGACCAGCCCGCAAAGACCGAGCTCCAGGCCCTCAAAGCCCTCGAAGTTGTTTTCGGCCCGGATGCGATCCAGAAACACACTCTGGTCCTTTTCACTTACGCAGATCGACTGAGGGAGAGTGGGAAGGCAGGAAACAACAGCATAGAGGAATATATTGCCAGTCAGCGGGGGGATTTGTTAAACCTTGTGGAGAAATGCCGTGACAGGTTTCATGTTCTGGAGAGCGGAGGGGGTcagggggagaagaggaacGTGGCGGAGCTGCTAGAGAAGGTGGAGCAGACGGTGAGGGAGGCCGGAGGACAGTGTTACTCTTGTCCTGCTTTTCAGGAGGCTGAGAAccgagtgagacagagacaggtagagatagcgagagagaaaagaggcaaaaaGCTGGAGCAGGAAAAATCAAGCGAGGTTGCACAGCTTAACTCTGAGAGGCGGTTAGTCTATCCCTACATGCAGTCTGTGGCCGAGgcagaagaggaagtgagagaagaTGAGATTGAGAAAACACGGCATGAGGCAGAGATGAGTGTAAGCACCATGGACATCGAGAGCATTCCTCCTATTACGCTTTCAGGCTTGTCGCCTTCACTCCTTCGTTCCATTATGGAGAAAATGGAGTCTAGTGCAAAAATGTTACCCAAGCTGCTGTCAGACGGCTCCATGTGGGCTGGTGAGGGAGCTAAGAAGGTGAAAAGTAGCCCAGTGTGGGGGACGGTTGGCAGCAGAGCACAAAACGTCCAGAAGATGATGGTTGATAGTTCAGTTTGGGGAAAGGTGGGAGCTGGCGCCAAACATGCATCCAAACTAGTAGGAGATAGAGTTCCCAAGGTGGTGGTGGATAGTTCTGCGTGGGTGGGATCTGGagcaaaagcagcagcagcaagtcCCATGTGGGGGAAAGTTGGTTCCGGGGCCAAACTAGTGGCGGACAGATCCATGCTTGTAGGGGCCGGGATCGGAACTGGGGCCAAGAATATGGCACAGAGTCCTATGTGGGGAAAAGTAGGATCTGGGGCCAAGAGCGGAGCTAAACTGATAGCTGATAGTTCTTTACGAGTCGGTGCTGGAATCGGTGCCGGTGCAAAGAAGGTGGCGCAGAGTCCGGCGTGGAAGAAAGTGGGCTCGGGGGCCAAAGCAGGGGCCAAAATGGTGGCTGATAGCCCAATGTGGGAGAAAGCCGTGACCACTGTTAAACAGGTGCCCAAGGTTGTTATTGCGGGCGCACTGCTGGGTCTCCTGCTGGGCTTGTTTTTGTGGGGTCTCCTCGGCGGAGCTGTCGGTGCAGCTGCTGGATCAGCGGTAACTGAAGTGGGCAGACGGAAGCTCAGCAAGAAAACCACGTTAGAAAAGACGAACGAAGCCGTAAaatctgtggagagaaaagtgaACGACAGCGTGGAGTCACTGGCAAAACAAGGAGAGAAAGTTCTGAAAACTGAATGA
- the lyl1 gene encoding protein transport protein sec31 isoform X2 yields the protein MMEKLKPTTPPTSPPDLPRPSSSSSSFSASSPTCASVEQHSPPENQTSAIGSPCPAKKTGPKGHIDVPNTVSIQSTITTTTVLANHCADKAAVLEPIAKETKQEQEEKQKGGKSTTAPAATSNRSPTLSSPPPLLPAPAKTSPCTLPPPTAISSSSSSSPLPPYIPVISLGHSKPPLPLPNTPLTALHPIPGLLHRPHGDIRRGQQTCLTVACTGGPGGPSAHSPGSLLPQQYLPAHAFFSSSYLGPSGGNYGILNNSRIKRRQSSHFEMEINDCPPQKLARRVFTNSRERWRQQNVNGAFSELRKLIPTHPPDKKLSKNEILRLAVKYINFLVTLLNDQAEDKSRDSAEEEAEDEGTAEGSDSNKLNSLFRSRAVLPPSAIMAKARRDSTDSVVALANSPVTSSCYGDTDSEESFGAKTSLVTQGILGKVKGQMRMVAATNDER from the exons ATGATGGAGAAGCTGAAGCCCACCACTCCACCCACCTCACCCCCGGACCTACCTCgaccctcttcctcctcctcctctttctctgcctcctcgcCCACGTGTGCGTCCGTGGAGCAGCACAGCCCCCCGGAGAACCAGACTTCAGCTATCGGCAGCCCGTGTCCTGCTAAGAAGACAGGGCCCAAGGGACACATAGATGTCCCCAACACTGTCTCCATTCAGTCCACCATCACCACAACAACGGTGTTGGCCAATCACTGCGCGGATAAAGCTGCTGTGCTTGAGCCCATCGCCAAGGAGACCAAgcaagagcaggaggagaagcaaaaaggaggaaagagcACAACGGCCCCTGCTGCTACCTCCAACAGGTCCCCaactctttcttctcctcctccgctcctcccaGCTCCGGCCAAGACATCTCCGTGTACGCTCCCACCTCCAACCGCTatatcatcatcctcatcatcctctcctcttcctccctacATTCCGGTCATCAGTCTCGGTCACAGCAAGCCACCTCTGCCGCTGCCCAACACCCCTCTGACCGCCCTCCATCCGATCCCCGGCCTCCTGCACAGGCCTCATGGGGACATTCGCCGCGGCCAGCAGACCTGTTTGACTGTGGCGTGCACTGGAGGTCCTGGAGGCCCCTCAGCTCACTCCCCGGGGTCCCTGCTGCCTCAGCAGTACCTGCCTGCACACGCCTTCTTCAGCAG CTCGTACCTGGGTCCCTCAGGAGGAAACTATGGCATCCTCAACAACAGCCGCATCAAGAGGAGACAGTCGTCACACTTTGAGATGGAGATCAATGACT GCCCCCCCCAGAAACTCGCTCGCCGTGTCTTCACCAACAGTCGTGAGCGCTGGCGGCAGCAGAACGTGAACGGGGCTTTCTCTGAGCTCAGGAAACTCATTCCCACTCACCCGCCTGACAAAAAGCTCAGCAAGAATGAAATCCTGCGTCTGGCGGTAAAGTACATCAACTTCCTGGTCACTCTGCTCAACGACCAGGCCGAGGACAAGAGCCGAGACTCCgctgaggaggaggctgaggatgAAGGTACGGCAGAAGGCTCGGACAGCAATAAACTCAACTCCCTTTTTCGGTCCCGCGCCGTCCTGCCGCCCTCAGCCATCATGGCAAAAGCCCGCAGAGACTCAACAGACTCAGTTGTTGCCCTGGCTAATTCCCCAGTAACATCCAGTTGCTATGGTGACACGGACAGTGAAGAAAGCTTTGGGGCTAAGACCTCTTTGGTGACCCAAGGTATTCTGGGAAAGGTCAAGGGTCAGATGAGAATGGTGGCTGCCACAAATGATGAGAGGTGA
- the lyl1 gene encoding protein transport protein sec31 isoform X1 — protein sequence MMEKLKPTTPPTSPPDLPRPSSSSSSFSASSPTCASVEQHSPPENQTSAIGSPCPAKKTGPKGHIDVPNTVSIQSTITTTTVLANHCADKAAVLEPIAKETKQEQEEKQKGGKSTTAPAATSNRSPTLSSPPPLLPAPAKTSPCTLPPPTAISSSSSSSPLPPYIPVISLGHSKPPLPLPNTPLTALHPIPGLLHRPHGDIRRGQQTCLTVACTGGPGGPSAHSPGSLLPQQYLPAHAFFSSSYLGPSGGNYGILNNSRIKRRQSSHFEMEINDSGPPQKLARRVFTNSRERWRQQNVNGAFSELRKLIPTHPPDKKLSKNEILRLAVKYINFLVTLLNDQAEDKSRDSAEEEAEDEGTAEGSDSNKLNSLFRSRAVLPPSAIMAKARRDSTDSVVALANSPVTSSCYGDTDSEESFGAKTSLVTQGILGKVKGQMRMVAATNDER from the exons ATGATGGAGAAGCTGAAGCCCACCACTCCACCCACCTCACCCCCGGACCTACCTCgaccctcttcctcctcctcctctttctctgcctcctcgcCCACGTGTGCGTCCGTGGAGCAGCACAGCCCCCCGGAGAACCAGACTTCAGCTATCGGCAGCCCGTGTCCTGCTAAGAAGACAGGGCCCAAGGGACACATAGATGTCCCCAACACTGTCTCCATTCAGTCCACCATCACCACAACAACGGTGTTGGCCAATCACTGCGCGGATAAAGCTGCTGTGCTTGAGCCCATCGCCAAGGAGACCAAgcaagagcaggaggagaagcaaaaaggaggaaagagcACAACGGCCCCTGCTGCTACCTCCAACAGGTCCCCaactctttcttctcctcctccgctcctcccaGCTCCGGCCAAGACATCTCCGTGTACGCTCCCACCTCCAACCGCTatatcatcatcctcatcatcctctcctcttcctccctacATTCCGGTCATCAGTCTCGGTCACAGCAAGCCACCTCTGCCGCTGCCCAACACCCCTCTGACCGCCCTCCATCCGATCCCCGGCCTCCTGCACAGGCCTCATGGGGACATTCGCCGCGGCCAGCAGACCTGTTTGACTGTGGCGTGCACTGGAGGTCCTGGAGGCCCCTCAGCTCACTCCCCGGGGTCCCTGCTGCCTCAGCAGTACCTGCCTGCACACGCCTTCTTCAGCAG CTCGTACCTGGGTCCCTCAGGAGGAAACTATGGCATCCTCAACAACAGCCGCATCAAGAGGAGACAGTCGTCACACTTTGAGATGGAGATCAATGACT CAGGCCCCCCCCAGAAACTCGCTCGCCGTGTCTTCACCAACAGTCGTGAGCGCTGGCGGCAGCAGAACGTGAACGGGGCTTTCTCTGAGCTCAGGAAACTCATTCCCACTCACCCGCCTGACAAAAAGCTCAGCAAGAATGAAATCCTGCGTCTGGCGGTAAAGTACATCAACTTCCTGGTCACTCTGCTCAACGACCAGGCCGAGGACAAGAGCCGAGACTCCgctgaggaggaggctgaggatgAAGGTACGGCAGAAGGCTCGGACAGCAATAAACTCAACTCCCTTTTTCGGTCCCGCGCCGTCCTGCCGCCCTCAGCCATCATGGCAAAAGCCCGCAGAGACTCAACAGACTCAGTTGTTGCCCTGGCTAATTCCCCAGTAACATCCAGTTGCTATGGTGACACGGACAGTGAAGAAAGCTTTGGGGCTAAGACCTCTTTGGTGACCCAAGGTATTCTGGGAAAGGTCAAGGGTCAGATGAGAATGGTGGCTGCCACAAATGATGAGAGGTGA